Proteins encoded in a region of the Microbacterium neungamense genome:
- a CDS encoding purine-cytosine permease family protein produces the protein MSEKIAAAPALIERTGIEIVPESDRTAKPRDLFWPWFAANVSVFGMSYGSFVLGFGISFWQATLVSVIGIVISFLLCGLIAIAGKRGSAPTMVLSRAAFGVHGQKVPGIVSWLTSIGWETFLAILAVLATATIIGRLGGDGDSIALRIVATVIVAALIVTASVLGYHTIMRLQSVLTWVTGIVTILYVVLAVPSIDLGAVLARPGGGVGQVVGALVMVMTGFGLGWINIAADWSRYQKRTASDGSIVFWNTFGGAIAPVLLVVFGLLLAGSDDELMAAVGADPIGALAALLPVWVLVPFLLTAVLALVSGAVLGIYSSGLTLISLGIRIPRPAAAGIDGVILTLGTIWVVFFAADFLGPFQSFLITLGVPLASWAGILIADILRRRRDYDEQALFDPAGRYGAWDGVSIGTMIVASIIGWGFVVNLFADAAPWNNWQGYFLGLIGGKDGDWAYANLGVFIALVLSFVVTWFARAGRIRRQEES, from the coding sequence ATGTCCGAGAAGATCGCCGCAGCCCCGGCCCTCATCGAGCGCACCGGCATCGAGATCGTGCCGGAGTCCGACCGCACCGCCAAGCCCCGAGACCTGTTCTGGCCGTGGTTCGCGGCGAACGTGTCGGTCTTCGGGATGAGCTACGGCTCGTTCGTGCTCGGCTTCGGCATCTCGTTCTGGCAGGCGACGCTGGTGTCGGTGATCGGGATCGTGATCTCGTTCCTGCTGTGCGGGCTGATCGCGATCGCCGGCAAGCGCGGCTCCGCGCCGACCATGGTGCTCTCCCGCGCGGCGTTCGGGGTGCACGGGCAGAAGGTGCCCGGCATCGTGTCGTGGCTCACCTCGATCGGGTGGGAGACGTTCCTGGCGATCTTGGCGGTGCTCGCGACGGCCACCATCATCGGCCGGCTCGGCGGCGACGGCGACAGCATCGCCCTGCGGATCGTGGCCACCGTCATCGTCGCCGCGCTCATCGTCACCGCGTCCGTGCTCGGCTACCACACGATCATGCGGCTGCAGTCGGTGCTCACCTGGGTGACCGGCATCGTGACGATCCTGTACGTCGTGCTCGCCGTGCCGAGCATCGACCTGGGCGCGGTGCTGGCGCGACCCGGCGGCGGCGTGGGACAGGTCGTCGGCGCCCTGGTCATGGTGATGACCGGGTTCGGGCTGGGATGGATCAACATCGCCGCGGACTGGTCGCGGTATCAGAAGCGCACCGCCTCGGACGGCTCCATCGTGTTCTGGAACACCTTCGGGGGCGCGATCGCCCCGGTGCTGCTCGTCGTCTTCGGCCTCCTGCTCGCCGGCTCGGACGACGAGCTCATGGCCGCCGTCGGCGCCGACCCGATCGGCGCCCTCGCCGCGCTGCTGCCGGTCTGGGTGCTCGTGCCCTTCCTGCTCACCGCCGTGCTCGCGCTGGTCTCCGGCGCCGTGCTCGGCATCTACTCCTCCGGCCTGACGCTGATCAGCCTCGGCATCCGCATCCCCCGCCCGGCCGCGGCGGGCATCGACGGCGTCATCCTCACCCTCGGCACGATCTGGGTGGTCTTCTTCGCCGCCGACTTCCTCGGCCCGTTCCAGTCCTTCCTGATCACGCTGGGCGTGCCGCTGGCGTCCTGGGCCGGCATCCTCATCGCCGACATCCTGCGCCGCCGCCGCGACTACGACGAGCAGGCGCTGTTCGACCCCGCCGGGCGCTACGGCGCCTGGGACGGGGTCTCGATCGGCACGATGATCGTGGCGAGCATCATCGGCTGGGGCTTCGTCGTGAACCTGTTCGCGGATGCCGCGCCGTGGAACAACTGGCAGGGCTACTTCCTCGGGCTGATCGGCGGCAAGGACGGCGACTGGGCGTACGCGAACCTGGGCGTGTTCATCGCGCTGGTGCTGTCGTTCGTCGTCACCTGGTTCGCCCGCGCCGGACGGATCCGCCGGCAGGAGGAGTCGTGA